From the genome of uncultured Bacteroides sp.:
GATTACTGATGCAGGGAGAACTTGTATACAAGTGATAGATGACGGGAAAGGAATGTCAGAGACTGATGCCCGGATTTCCTTTGAACGACATGCTACCTCCAAGATTCGTGATGCGGCGGATTTGTTTGCCCTTACTACTATGGGCTTTCGTGGCGAAGCGCTAGCATCTATTGCCGCAGTGGCACAGGTGGATCTCAAAACACGCCTTGAAAATGAAGAATTGGGTACGATTATTTCCGTGGCCGGTTCAAAGGTTGAGCGCCAAGAAACCATATCCTGCCCCAAGGGAAGTAACTTCTCAGTGAAGAACCTTTTCTTTAATGTGCCCGCTCGCCGCAAATTCCTGAAATCGAACCAGACTGAGTTAAGTAACATCTTGTCTGAATTTGAACGTATAGTTCTTGTTCACCCCGAGGTGGCATTTACGCTGCACAGCAATGATGTAGAATTGTTTCATCTTCCGGTTTCCTCTCTTCGCCAGCGCGTTATTAACGTATTTGGTAAAAAGTTGAATCAGCAGTTGCTTAATGTAGATGTTAATACTTCGCTGATAAAAGTAACCGGCTATGTAGGCAAACCCGATTCTGCCCGCAAAAAAGGAGCACACCAATACTTCTTTGTCAATGGCAGATACATGCGTCATCCATACTTCCATAGGGCAGTGATGGAAGCGTATGAGAAGCTGGTTCCGGTGGGAGAGCAAATTTCTTATTTCCTTTATTTAGATGTTGATCCGGCTGATATTGATGTGAATATTCACCCAACCAAAACCGAGATTAAGTTCGAGAACGAAGTGCCTATCTGGCAGATTTTGGCAGCTTCGGTAAAGGAATCTCTAGGTAAGTTTAATGAAGTGCCTTCTATCGATTTTGATACTGAAGGCATGCCCGATATACCGGCTTATAATGCAGCCGCACCTATTCAGCCGCCGAAGCTGAATTTCAATCCAAATTTCAATCCATTCCAGAAAACGGCTTCAAATTATTCGCGCCCTCAAGTGGAATGGGAGAGTCTTTATGGAGGAGTTGAAAAAGCAGAGCAAAGATCGGAACCCGATTATGAGCCTGAGGTTATAGATTATCCCGCTTTCCAGGATGAAGAGATAGAACCCGAGCAGACTACCTTGTACGACCATGAGACGGTAGCGGAGAAGAGTTCTGTTCAGTTCCAGTTTAAAGG
Proteins encoded in this window:
- the mutL gene encoding DNA mismatch repair endonuclease MutL → MSDIIRLLPDSVANQIAAGEVIQRPASVLKELVENSIDAGAKEVHILITDAGRTCIQVIDDGKGMSETDARISFERHATSKIRDAADLFALTTMGFRGEALASIAAVAQVDLKTRLENEELGTIISVAGSKVERQETISCPKGSNFSVKNLFFNVPARRKFLKSNQTELSNILSEFERIVLVHPEVAFTLHSNDVELFHLPVSSLRQRVINVFGKKLNQQLLNVDVNTSLIKVTGYVGKPDSARKKGAHQYFFVNGRYMRHPYFHRAVMEAYEKLVPVGEQISYFLYLDVDPADIDVNIHPTKTEIKFENEVPIWQILAASVKESLGKFNEVPSIDFDTEGMPDIPAYNAAAPIQPPKLNFNPNFNPFQKTASNYSRPQVEWESLYGGVEKAEQRSEPDYEPEVIDYPAFQDEEIEPEQTTLYDHETVAEKSSVQFQFKGRFILTSVKSGLMVIDQHRAHIRVLFDQYLQQIKNHQGVSQGVLFPEILELPASEAVVLQEISDDLAAIGFDLSNLGGGSYAINGVPSGIEGLSPVQLIRNMLHTAMEKGCDVKEEVQETLALTLSKAAAIVYGQVLGNDEMTKLVDSLFACATPNYTPDGKTVLSLLKEEDIEKLFK